In a genomic window of Diadema setosum chromosome 3, eeDiaSeto1, whole genome shotgun sequence:
- the LOC140226536 gene encoding oxidoreductase HTATIP2-like produces MSDEKSAEESKPEAAAAASEAESLPAPSSTGAEPTQEGAAVPPPDAPATDAAASAQPSAASTSEGAAAKVPALQGALDAFRETNQTAFVVGHTGECGKALVQELARTKIFSKVFLIGRREVTLEGDVYKDFAVEQKVVDFDNLDASADVFKGPTVGYCCLGTTRGKAGKAGFVKVDHDYVMKVGELAKQNGCHQYHLISSTGANKDSSLLYPKVKGQVEAETADLGFEKYSIYRPGLLMCKRKEFRFGEWIAQGLMKPVDYLSPGSATNTVVSVGQAMIARTVKPAEESKVILGGKDIYRASQEVTG; encoded by the exons ATGTCTGACGAGAAGTCAGCTGAAGAGTCCAAGCCAGaggctgctgctgctgccagCGAAGCGGAGAGTCTGCCAGCACCCAGCAGTACTGGCGCAGAGCCAACACAAGAGGGAGCCGCAGTGCCGCCTCCCGACGCACCAGCCACAGACGCAGCAGCCTCCGCCCAACCATCCGCGGCCTCGACCTCCGAAGGGGCAGCTGCCAAAGTTCCCGCGCTCCAGGGTGCGTTGGATGCATTCCGCGAGACAAACCAGACAGCATTTGTCGTGGGACACACGGGGGAGTGCGGAAAGGCGCTCGTGCAGGAGTTGGCGCGGACCAAGATCTTTAGCAAAGTGTTTCTGATTGGCCGGCGGGAAGTGACACTAGAGGGCGATGTTTACAAGGACTTCGCTGTA GAGCAGAAGGTTGTAGACTTCGACAATCTGGACGCGTCGGCAGATGTCTTCAAGGGACCGACGGTTGGTTACTGTTGCCTAGGAACGACCCGGGGCAAGGCGGGAAAG GCTGGATTTGTCAAAGTGGACCACGACTATGTGATGAAAGTCGGGGAGCTGgcaaaacaaaatggctgccatcaGTATCATTTGATCTCGTCAACAGGTGCTAATAAAGACAGCAGCCTTCTGTACCCAAAGGTCAAG ggACAAGTGGAGGCAGAGACTGCTGATCTTGGTTTTGAAAAATACAGCATTTACAGACCGGG ACTGCTGATGTGTAAGCGCAAGGAGTTCCGTTTCGGGGAGTGGATAGCGCAAGGTCTGATGAAGCCAGTTGACTATCTCTCACCCGGCAGCGCCACCAATACGGTGGTGTCTGTAGGTCAGGCCATGATTGCCCGCACGGTGAAGCCAGCTgaggagtcaaaggtcatactCGGCGGCAAGGACATCTACCGAGCGTCGCAGGAAGTAACCGGGTAG